From Klebsiella electrica, the proteins below share one genomic window:
- the nifH gene encoding nitrogenase iron protein has protein sequence MTMRQCAIYGKGGIGKSTTTQNLVAALAEMGKKVMIVGCDPKADSTRLILHAKAQNTIMEMAAEVGSVEDLELEDVLQIGYGDVRCAESGGPEPGVGCAGRGVITAINFLEEEGAYEDDLDFVFYDVLGDVVCGGFAMPIRENKAQEIYIVCSGEMMAMYAANNISKGIVKYAKSGKVRLGGLICNSRQTDREDELIMALAEKLGTQMIHFVPRDNIVQRAEIRRMTVIEYDPTCQQANEYRTLAQKIVNNTMKVVPTPCTMDELESLLMEFGIMEEEDTSIIGKTAAEENAA, from the coding sequence ATGACCATGCGTCAATGCGCTATTTACGGTAAAGGCGGTATCGGCAAATCCACCACCACGCAGAACCTCGTCGCCGCGCTGGCGGAGATGGGTAAGAAAGTGATGATCGTCGGCTGCGACCCGAAGGCGGACTCCACCCGTCTGATCCTGCACGCTAAAGCACAGAACACCATTATGGAGATGGCAGCTGAAGTGGGCTCGGTAGAGGACCTCGAACTTGAAGACGTTCTGCAAATCGGCTACGGCGACGTGCGCTGCGCCGAATCCGGCGGCCCGGAGCCAGGCGTCGGCTGCGCGGGGCGCGGCGTGATTACGGCGATCAACTTTCTGGAAGAAGAAGGCGCCTACGAAGACGATCTCGACTTCGTCTTCTATGACGTGCTCGGCGACGTGGTCTGCGGCGGCTTCGCTATGCCTATCCGCGAAAACAAAGCCCAGGAGATCTACATCGTCTGCTCCGGCGAAATGATGGCGATGTATGCCGCCAACAATATCTCCAAAGGGATCGTTAAATACGCCAAATCCGGCAAGGTGCGCCTCGGTGGCCTGATCTGTAACTCACGCCAGACCGACCGCGAAGACGAACTGATTATGGCGCTGGCGGAAAAGCTCGGTACCCAGATGATTCACTTTGTGCCTCGCGACAACATCGTGCAGCGCGCGGAGATCCGCCGGATGACGGTTATCGAGTACGATCCCACCTGCCAACAGGCCAACGAATACCGCACGCTGGCGCAGAAGATAGTCAACAACACCATGAAAGTGGTGCCGACGCCCTGCACCATGGATGAGCTGGAATCGCTGCTGATGGAGTTCGGTATCATGGAAGAGGAAGACACCAGCATCATTGGTAAAACCGCCGCCGAAGAAAACGCGGCCTGA
- the nifD gene encoding nitrogenase molybdenum-iron protein alpha chain yields MTNATGERNLALIQEVLEVFPETARKERRKHMMVSDPEMESVGKCIISNRKSQPGVMTVRGCAYAGSKGVVFGPIKDMAHISHGPIGCGQYSRAGRRNYYTGVSGVDSFGTLNFTSDFQERDIVFGGDKKLSKLIEEMELLFPLTKGITIQSECPVGLIGDDISAVANASSKALDKPVIPVRCEGFRGVSQSLGHHIANDVVRDWILNNREGQPFETTPYDVAIIGDYNIGGDAWASRILLEEMGLRVVAQWSGDGTLVEMENTPFVKLNLVHCYRSMNYIARHMEEKHQIPWMEYNFFGPTKIAESLRKIADQFDDTIRANAEAVIARYEAQMAAVIAKYRPRLEGRKVLLYMGGLRPRHVIGAYEDLGMEIIAAGYEFAHNDDYDRTLPDLKEGTLLFDDASSYELEAFVKALKPDLIGSGIKEKYVFQKMGVPFRQMHSWDYSGPYHGYDGFAIFARDMDMTLNNPAWGELTAPWLKSA; encoded by the coding sequence ATGACCAACGCAACAGGCGAACGCAATCTGGCGCTGATCCAGGAAGTCCTGGAGGTGTTCCCGGAAACCGCGCGAAAAGAGCGCAGAAAGCACATGATGGTCAGCGATCCGGAAATGGAGAGCGTCGGCAAGTGCATTATCTCTAACCGCAAATCGCAACCCGGCGTGATGACCGTGCGCGGCTGCGCCTACGCCGGTTCCAAGGGGGTGGTATTTGGGCCAATCAAGGATATGGCCCACATCTCGCACGGACCGATCGGCTGCGGCCAGTATTCGCGCGCCGGACGCCGCAACTACTACACCGGAGTCAGCGGCGTCGATAGCTTCGGCACCCTGAACTTCACCTCTGATTTTCAGGAACGCGATATCGTCTTCGGCGGCGATAAAAAGCTCAGCAAACTGATTGAAGAGATGGAGCTGCTGTTCCCGCTCACCAAAGGGATCACCATTCAGTCGGAATGCCCGGTGGGGTTGATTGGCGATGATATCAGCGCGGTGGCCAACGCCAGCAGCAAAGCGCTGGATAAACCGGTGATCCCGGTACGCTGCGAAGGCTTTCGCGGCGTATCGCAGTCGCTGGGGCACCATATCGCCAACGACGTGGTCCGCGACTGGATCCTTAACAATCGCGAAGGACAACCGTTTGAAACCACCCCTTACGATGTGGCAATCATCGGCGACTACAATATCGGCGGCGATGCCTGGGCCTCGCGTATTCTGCTTGAAGAGATGGGACTGCGGGTGGTGGCGCAGTGGTCCGGCGACGGCACGCTGGTGGAGATGGAGAATACCCCCTTCGTCAAGCTGAACCTGGTCCACTGCTACCGTTCGATGAACTATATCGCCCGTCACATGGAGGAGAAACATCAGATTCCGTGGATGGAGTACAACTTCTTCGGGCCGACCAAAATCGCCGAATCGCTGCGCAAAATCGCCGACCAGTTCGACGATACTATTCGCGCTAACGCCGAAGCGGTGATCGCCAGGTATGAGGCGCAGATGGCGGCGGTTATCGCCAAATATCGCCCGCGCCTGGAGGGGCGCAAAGTGCTGCTCTATATGGGCGGCCTGCGACCACGCCACGTCATTGGCGCCTATGAAGATCTCGGCATGGAGATCATCGCCGCCGGGTATGAGTTTGCCCATAACGATGATTACGACCGTACCCTACCGGATCTCAAAGAGGGGACCCTGCTGTTTGATGACGCCAGCAGCTACGAGCTGGAGGCGTTCGTCAAAGCGCTGAAGCCCGACCTTATCGGCTCCGGCATCAAGGAAAAATATGTCTTCCAGAAAATGGGCGTACCGTTCCGCCAGATGCACTCGTGGGACTATTCCGGCCCGTATCACGGCTACGATGGTTTCGCCATTTTCGCCCGCGATATGGATATGACCCTCAACAACCCGGCGTGGGGCGAACTGACCGCTCCGTGGCTGAAGTCTGCGTGA
- the nifK gene encoding nitrogenase molybdenum-iron protein subunit beta → MSQTIDKINSCYPLFEQDEYQELFRNKRQLEEAHDAERVREVFAWTTTAEYEALNFQREALTVDPAKACQPLGAVLCSLGFANTLPYVHGSQGCVAYFRTYFNRHFKEPIACVSDSMTEDAAVFGGNNNMNLGLQNASALYKPEIIAVSTTCMAEVIGDDLQAFIANAKKDGFVDGSIAVPHAHTPSFIGSHVTGWDNMFEGFARTFTADYQGQPGKLQKLNLVTGFETYLGNFRVLKRMMEQMAVPCSLLSDPSEVLDTPADGHYRMYSGGTTQQEMKEAPDAIDTLLLQPWQLLKSKKVVQEMWNQPATEVAVPLGLAATDELLMAVSELSGKPIADALTLERGRLVDMMLDSHTWLHGKKFGLYGDPDFVMGLTRFLLELGCEPTVILSHNANKRWQKAMKKMLDASPYGRDSEVFINCDLWHFRSLMFTRQPDFMIGNSYGKFIQRDTLAKGKAFEVPLIRLGFPLFDRHHLHRQTTWGYEGAMNIVTTLVNAVLEKLDSDTSQLGKTDYSFDLVR, encoded by the coding sequence ATGAGCCAAACGATTGATAAAATTAATAGCTGTTATCCGCTATTCGAACAGGATGAATATCAGGAACTGTTCCGCAATAAGCGGCAGCTGGAAGAGGCGCACGATGCAGAGCGCGTGCGGGAGGTCTTTGCCTGGACCACCACCGCCGAGTATGAAGCGCTGAATTTTCAGCGCGAGGCGCTGACCGTTGATCCGGCGAAAGCCTGCCAGCCGCTTGGCGCAGTGCTTTGCTCGCTGGGATTCGCTAACACCCTGCCCTATGTTCACGGCTCCCAGGGGTGCGTGGCCTACTTTCGCACCTATTTCAACCGCCATTTCAAAGAGCCGATCGCCTGCGTCTCCGACTCGATGACCGAAGACGCGGCGGTCTTCGGCGGCAACAACAACATGAACCTGGGCCTGCAGAACGCCAGCGCGCTGTATAAACCGGAGATTATCGCCGTTTCCACCACCTGCATGGCGGAAGTTATCGGCGATGACCTGCAGGCGTTTATCGCCAATGCCAAAAAAGATGGCTTTGTCGATGGCAGCATCGCCGTGCCGCACGCCCATACACCAAGCTTTATCGGCAGCCACGTCACCGGCTGGGACAATATGTTTGAAGGGTTCGCCAGAACCTTTACCGCCGACTATCAGGGGCAGCCGGGCAAACTGCAGAAGCTCAATCTGGTCACCGGCTTTGAAACCTATCTCGGCAACTTCCGCGTATTAAAGCGGATGATGGAACAGATGGCGGTACCGTGCAGCCTGCTCTCCGATCCGTCAGAGGTTCTCGACACCCCCGCCGATGGCCATTATCGGATGTATTCCGGCGGCACAACGCAGCAGGAGATGAAAGAGGCTCCCGACGCCATCGATACGCTGCTTCTGCAGCCGTGGCAGTTACTGAAGAGCAAAAAAGTGGTGCAGGAGATGTGGAACCAGCCCGCCACCGAGGTGGCGGTTCCGCTGGGTCTGGCCGCCACCGATGAGCTGCTGATGGCCGTCAGTGAGCTCAGCGGCAAGCCAATCGCCGACGCCCTCACGCTTGAGCGCGGCCGGCTGGTTGACATGATGCTCGACTCCCACACCTGGCTGCATGGTAAGAAATTTGGCCTCTACGGCGACCCGGACTTCGTGATGGGCCTGACCCGCTTCCTGCTGGAGCTGGGCTGTGAGCCGACGGTGATCCTGAGCCATAACGCCAACAAGCGCTGGCAAAAAGCGATGAAGAAAATGCTCGATGCCTCGCCGTACGGGCGCGACAGCGAAGTGTTTATCAACTGCGATTTGTGGCACTTCCGTTCGCTGATGTTCACCCGTCAACCGGACTTTATGATAGGCAACTCCTACGGCAAGTTTATCCAGCGCGATACCCTGGCGAAGGGCAAAGCCTTTGAAGTACCGCTTATCCGCCTCGGCTTTCCGCTGTTCGACCGCCACCATCTCCACCGCCAGACCACCTGGGGTTATGAAGGGGCGATGAACATTGTGACGACGCTGGTGAACGCCGTGCTGGAGAAACTGGATAGCGATACCAGCCAGCTGGGTAAAACCGATTACAGCTTCGATCTTGTCCGTTAA
- the nifT gene encoding putative nitrogen fixation protein NifT: MPIVIFRERGADLYAYIAKQDLEARVIQIEHNDTERWGGAISLEGGRRYYVNPQPGRPVFPISLRATRDTLI; encoded by the coding sequence ATGCCCATCGTGATTTTCCGTGAGCGCGGCGCGGACCTGTACGCCTATATCGCCAAACAGGATCTGGAAGCGCGAGTGATACAGATTGAGCATAACGACACTGAACGCTGGGGCGGCGCGATTTCGCTGGAAGGAGGACGCCGCTACTACGTGAATCCGCAGCCGGGGCGGCCCGTCTTCCCGATAAGTCTGCGCGCGACGCGCGACACGCTGATATAA
- a CDS encoding NifB/NifX family molybdenum-iron cluster-binding protein — protein sequence MSDNDTLFWRLLALFQSLPDLQPAQILDWLAQESGETLTPARLATLTQSRLAASFPSTTAVMSPARWSRVMASLQGMLPDHLRIIRPAQRTPQLLAAFCSQDGLAINGHFGQGRLFFIYAFDEQGDWLYDLRRYPSAPQSQEANEVRARLIEDCQLLFCQEIGGPAAARLIRHRIHPMKAQPGTPIQAQCKALSTLLAGRLPPWLAKRLNRDNPLEERVF from the coding sequence ATGTCCGACAACGATACCCTTTTCTGGCGTCTGCTGGCGCTGTTTCAGTCCCTGCCGGACCTGCAGCCGGCGCAAATCTTAGACTGGCTGGCGCAGGAGAGCGGCGAGACCCTGACCCCGGCGCGGCTGGCTACCCTGACGCAGTCCCGACTGGCCGCCAGCTTTCCCTCGACAACGGCAGTCATGTCTCCCGCCCGCTGGTCACGGGTGATGGCAAGCCTGCAGGGCATGCTGCCTGACCATTTACGCATCATTCGCCCCGCCCAGCGTACGCCGCAGCTACTGGCGGCATTTTGCTCCCAGGATGGCCTGGCGATTAACGGCCATTTTGGCCAGGGGCGGCTGTTTTTTATCTATGCATTCGATGAGCAAGGCGATTGGCTGTACGATCTGCGGCGCTATCCGTCCGCGCCCCAGTCGCAGGAGGCCAACGAGGTGCGGGCCCGGCTTATTGAGGATTGCCAGCTGCTGTTCTGCCAGGAGATCGGCGGGCCCGCCGCCGCCCGGCTGATTCGTCATCGAATCCACCCGATGAAGGCGCAGCCTGGCACTCCCATTCAGGCCCAGTGCAAGGCGCTCAGTACGCTGTTGGCCGGGCGTTTGCCGCCGTGGCTGGCGAAGCGGCTTAACAGGGATAACCCTCTGGAGGAACGCGTTTTTTAA
- a CDS encoding ABC transporter ATP-binding protein/permease gives MQTLKRFYQLISPFWFVRSAALHWLLFLTIVGLTLSVVGISVLYNNWSKDFYDALADYFQHASVATLALRYAGYTMLFVLTIACGNWLKKLLLIRCRRDMAQRFEQMWLMGSAHYRLSMTGEPDNPDQRITEDIKLLIEQSLELLLSLVKNIGRLFSFIAILWQLSGVHTLHISNGYAVTIHGYLVWIALGYAAVSSVLAHLFGRRLHGLNVAQQRAEADYRATLLRVREHGESIAFYRGEETEKMRMQQCFLAIARNWRRLMGQEFRLDTFTTLYFRFSLMIPVFAVLPLYLSRLVSLGAIMQARAAFGYVLDAFGWFIDSYRQLARWSATVERLWEFQRSLQCLPASPAIPCAGDALNISRLTVRHCDGSALFPPFTASLSPGEWAILSAPSGSGKTTLLRTLTGLWPAASGQWSLPAGDILFLPQKAYLPQDTLRRVLSYPLAQTPDTPQLRHVLTLVGLPALYVRLDEAHDWSRILSGGEQQRLALARALLLRPALLCLDEATSHLDDAAAIDLLGLLQQALPETIVLAISHQPAVFELFEHHWVLAPRH, from the coding sequence ATGCAGACACTTAAACGTTTTTATCAACTGATTTCCCCTTTCTGGTTTGTTCGCAGCGCAGCCCTTCACTGGCTTTTATTCCTGACCATCGTCGGCCTGACGCTATCTGTTGTGGGCATTAGCGTTTTGTATAACAACTGGAGTAAAGATTTTTATGATGCGCTGGCCGATTATTTTCAGCACGCCAGCGTGGCGACATTAGCGCTGCGCTATGCGGGATACACCATGCTATTCGTATTGACTATCGCCTGCGGCAACTGGCTGAAAAAGCTGTTGCTCATTCGTTGTCGTCGGGACATGGCGCAGCGTTTCGAGCAGATGTGGCTGATGGGCAGCGCCCACTATCGGCTCAGTATGACAGGCGAGCCAGATAATCCGGATCAGCGTATTACCGAAGACATTAAGCTGCTGATTGAGCAGAGTCTGGAATTATTGCTTTCCCTGGTAAAAAATATCGGCCGCCTGTTTTCGTTCATCGCGATTCTCTGGCAACTGTCCGGCGTACACACACTGCACATCAGCAACGGTTACGCCGTGACTATCCACGGCTATCTGGTGTGGATAGCGCTGGGCTATGCGGCAGTGAGCAGCGTACTGGCCCATCTGTTTGGCCGCCGTTTACACGGACTCAACGTCGCGCAACAGCGCGCTGAAGCGGACTACCGCGCCACGCTTTTGCGGGTACGGGAACATGGCGAGTCAATCGCTTTCTATCGCGGGGAAGAGACCGAGAAAATGCGAATGCAGCAATGTTTCCTGGCCATCGCCAGAAACTGGCGCCGCCTGATGGGACAGGAGTTCCGGCTGGACACCTTTACCACGCTCTACTTCCGCTTTAGTCTGATGATCCCGGTATTCGCCGTTCTGCCGCTTTATTTGTCGCGTTTGGTCTCTCTGGGAGCGATCATGCAGGCCAGGGCCGCCTTCGGCTACGTGCTGGACGCCTTTGGCTGGTTCATCGACTCCTATCGCCAGTTGGCGCGCTGGTCCGCTACCGTTGAGCGGCTGTGGGAATTCCAGCGCAGCCTGCAATGTTTACCGGCATCGCCGGCAATTCCCTGCGCAGGCGATGCCCTGAACATCTCCAGGCTTACTGTACGCCACTGCGATGGTTCAGCATTATTTCCCCCCTTTACCGCCTCCCTCTCGCCGGGGGAGTGGGCCATACTCTCGGCCCCCAGCGGGAGCGGCAAGACCACGCTGCTGCGTACGCTGACTGGTCTATGGCCTGCCGCATCGGGCCAATGGAGTCTTCCTGCGGGAGACATACTGTTCCTGCCGCAGAAAGCCTATTTGCCACAGGATACGCTGCGTCGCGTGCTGAGCTACCCGCTGGCGCAAACGCCGGATACGCCGCAGCTACGCCATGTGTTGACGCTGGTCGGTCTGCCAGCACTCTACGTTCGCCTGGATGAGGCACATGACTGGAGTCGGATATTATCAGGCGGCGAGCAGCAGCGTCTGGCGCTGGCCCGGGCCCTTTTATTACGGCCTGCGCTTTTGTGCCTGGACGAGGCGACCAGCCATCTGGACGACGCGGCCGCGATTGACCTGCTCGGGCTGTTGCAACAGGCGCTGCCAGAGACGATAGTACTGGCCATCAGCCACCAACCTGCGGTCTTCGAACTCTTTGAACATCATTGGGTGTTAGCGCCGCGGCACTAG
- a CDS encoding TonB-dependent siderophore receptor, protein MSLTSLISLSGASRTPVSLAVAIRLLLCGTPLLVAPGLVQANSPASHAYAIPAGPLNQQLSQFAAQSGVYLAGDASLATGSGAALTGNYGVEEGFGILLAGSGLQAVRQPNGSYLLGAVPEGDEMVVLATVDQNGVTEGSGSYTTRNMSTATPLNLSPRETPQSVSVMTRQRMNDQNMTSLDEAMGQTTGVNVVNQNGFQVKYESRAFVMDNIKEDGVNTSTQSSVMNSFQASSESPDMAIYDRVEILRGASGLTQGSGEPGGTVNLVRKKPTYQFQGSGSVSAGSWDNYRGEMDISGPLNDDASLRGRVVGVYQNKQSFVDYLHNERNVLYGVLAYDLTPDTVVTTGLNWQKTRSVPDIYGVPFASDKSSLHLPRSTYLGASWNRINFEKINPFVEFEHIFTNDWMLKSALNYTHSRSDGRYISAWGNGTTGVDPAVGTGRLNNNLRYDNKGEQWGYNLSMSGPFALLGRSHELVFGGDYQKENFDNQFGRIANTSTVDIFNWQPNTVAEPDWSNPGLYNSRYNERYNVYQRWLFATTRLELANDWKLILGGRYSAYSYDYYYDNHRNSASSEHSRLHVRDKFVPYAGLLWDFADNYTWYVSYTDIYKPQSERDRNNTILPAITGVNYETGVKGEFLNGSLNTSLALFRIIQSNRAFSEADSSVCIDSDSGCYSAEGKVRSQGLELEIAGKLAEGWQIQSGYTLTNSKYLEATESQKAAGFSPRTPKHMFKLYSSYTLPGALNQWTIGAGLTAQTATATYINRAYGLSQGGYTLLNANVNYRYSDNLSFNLVGNNLTDKVYYRNLINRHLGANNFYGDPRNFMLTAKYTF, encoded by the coding sequence ATGTCGCTGACATCATTAATCTCATTATCCGGCGCAAGCCGAACCCCCGTCTCACTCGCCGTTGCCATCCGGTTGTTACTGTGTGGTACACCGCTGCTGGTCGCTCCTGGTTTGGTGCAGGCGAATAGTCCTGCATCGCACGCCTACGCCATTCCGGCCGGACCGTTGAACCAGCAGCTTAGCCAGTTTGCCGCCCAGTCAGGGGTGTATCTGGCAGGGGACGCCAGCCTGGCGACCGGCAGCGGCGCGGCATTGACGGGCAACTATGGCGTAGAAGAGGGGTTCGGCATTTTGCTGGCCGGCAGCGGCCTGCAGGCAGTGCGCCAGCCCAACGGCTCCTACCTGTTAGGAGCCGTTCCTGAGGGTGATGAGATGGTGGTGCTGGCGACTGTCGATCAGAATGGCGTCACTGAAGGCTCCGGCTCCTACACCACGCGCAATATGAGTACCGCCACGCCGCTGAATCTGTCGCCACGCGAAACCCCGCAGTCGGTGAGCGTGATGACGCGGCAGCGCATGAACGACCAGAATATGACCTCGCTGGACGAGGCGATGGGGCAGACTACCGGGGTTAACGTCGTCAATCAGAATGGTTTTCAGGTGAAATACGAATCGCGCGCGTTCGTGATGGACAACATCAAGGAAGATGGCGTCAACACCTCCACCCAAAGCAGCGTGATGAACTCTTTTCAGGCGTCGAGCGAATCGCCCGATATGGCGATTTATGATCGAGTGGAGATCCTGCGAGGCGCGTCAGGCCTGACGCAGGGAAGCGGCGAGCCGGGCGGTACGGTTAATCTGGTGCGTAAGAAGCCCACCTATCAATTTCAGGGTTCCGGCAGCGTCAGCGCGGGAAGCTGGGACAACTACCGCGGCGAAATGGACATCTCCGGACCGTTAAATGATGATGCCAGCCTGCGCGGCCGCGTGGTTGGCGTTTATCAGAACAAGCAAAGCTTCGTGGACTATCTTCACAACGAACGCAATGTGCTGTATGGCGTACTGGCCTACGACCTGACACCCGACACCGTTGTGACGACGGGTCTCAACTGGCAGAAGACCCGCTCGGTGCCTGATATCTATGGCGTGCCGTTCGCTAGCGACAAGAGCAGTCTGCATCTGCCGCGAAGTACCTATCTGGGGGCCAGCTGGAACCGCATCAACTTCGAAAAAATCAATCCGTTCGTCGAGTTTGAACACATATTTACCAACGACTGGATGCTGAAAAGCGCCCTCAACTACACCCACTCCCGCTCCGATGGCCGGTACATCAGCGCATGGGGCAACGGTACGACGGGGGTCGATCCGGCCGTCGGCACCGGTAGACTCAACAATAATCTGCGCTACGACAACAAGGGCGAACAGTGGGGCTACAACCTGAGCATGAGCGGCCCGTTCGCGTTACTGGGACGCAGCCACGAACTGGTGTTCGGCGGGGATTACCAGAAAGAGAATTTCGACAACCAGTTTGGCAGGATAGCGAATACCTCCACGGTCGATATCTTCAACTGGCAGCCGAACACCGTGGCTGAACCCGACTGGTCGAATCCCGGTCTTTACAATAGCCGCTACAACGAACGTTACAACGTATATCAGCGCTGGCTGTTCGCCACGACACGCCTGGAGCTGGCGAATGACTGGAAGCTTATCCTGGGTGGCCGTTACAGCGCTTATAGCTATGACTACTACTATGACAACCACCGCAATAGCGCCTCCAGCGAGCATAGCCGCCTGCATGTGCGCGATAAATTCGTGCCCTACGCTGGCCTGCTGTGGGATTTCGCCGACAACTACACCTGGTATGTCAGCTATACGGATATCTACAAGCCGCAAAGCGAACGGGACCGCAATAACACCATTCTGCCCGCCATCACCGGCGTCAACTATGAAACAGGGGTGAAAGGCGAATTCCTGAATGGCAGTCTGAACACTTCGCTGGCGCTGTTTCGCATCATTCAGTCCAACCGCGCGTTTTCCGAGGCGGACAGCTCTGTATGTATCGATTCCGACAGCGGCTGCTACAGCGCTGAAGGCAAGGTTCGCAGTCAGGGCCTGGAACTGGAAATCGCCGGTAAACTCGCCGAAGGCTGGCAGATACAGTCAGGCTATACGCTGACCAACAGCAAATATCTTGAGGCGACAGAAAGTCAGAAAGCCGCTGGATTCAGTCCGCGTACGCCGAAGCATATGTTCAAGCTTTACAGCAGCTACACGCTGCCTGGCGCGTTAAACCAATGGACCATCGGTGCTGGCCTGACGGCGCAGACCGCCACGGCAACCTACATTAACCGGGCTTACGGACTGTCTCAGGGTGGGTACACTCTGCTGAACGCTAACGTGAACTACCGCTATAGCGATAATTTGAGCTTTAACCTGGTGGGCAACAACCTGACTGACAAGGTCTATTACCGCAATCTGATCAACCGCCACCTCGGCGCCAACAACTTTTACGGCGATCCGCGCAACTTTATGCTGACGGCGAAATATACGTTTTGA
- a CDS encoding FecR domain-containing protein, producing MPRHMIPLRLPVNAAMPNAFVHKPGYQALQQAADWYAQLLEAEPQAEIHLRWRAWLEASEEHRHAWRYVQTVSQRFQPLSGGLASAAADTLLRPSTVMGRRRVLKLTALFASGTLLSWLTYRHTPLRESLLAASADYRSTTGEIKQLTLQDGTRLWLNTASAVDVRYDERRRQIILLSGDLLIDTARDSRPFFVSSAQGRMQALGTRFSVEQQEGLTHLAVYNGTVEVSAQRGHVLRRVNAGQQLGFDRDGKGELLANAFPDADWAQGILQANNVPLGEIIRRLARYRRGYLACDLDVADLRVMGAFPLTDTDKSLAMLARVFPVRIHRRFSWWVTVEKR from the coding sequence ATGCCACGGCATATGATCCCTCTGCGGCTCCCCGTTAACGCCGCTATGCCAAACGCCTTCGTCCATAAACCCGGTTATCAGGCGCTGCAGCAAGCCGCAGACTGGTATGCGCAGCTGCTTGAGGCCGAACCGCAGGCTGAAATCCATCTGCGCTGGCGCGCCTGGCTGGAGGCCAGCGAAGAACACCGCCATGCCTGGCGCTATGTGCAGACCGTCAGCCAGCGTTTTCAGCCGCTAAGTGGCGGACTTGCATCCGCCGCCGCCGATACCCTGCTGCGACCTTCCACGGTTATGGGACGGCGACGCGTACTGAAACTGACCGCGTTGTTTGCTTCCGGCACGCTGCTTTCATGGCTAACTTACCGCCATACGCCACTGCGGGAATCGCTGCTTGCCGCCAGCGCGGACTACCGCAGCACCACCGGCGAAATAAAGCAGCTGACGCTGCAAGATGGTACGCGGCTCTGGCTGAACACCGCCAGTGCCGTTGATGTGCGCTATGATGAACGGCGTCGGCAAATTATCCTGCTGTCAGGTGACCTGTTAATCGATACCGCCCGCGATTCGCGACCCTTTTTTGTCTCAAGCGCTCAGGGCCGGATGCAGGCATTGGGTACCCGTTTCAGTGTCGAGCAACAGGAAGGTCTGACTCATCTGGCGGTTTACAACGGTACGGTGGAAGTTTCTGCGCAACGTGGGCACGTTTTGCGCCGGGTGAATGCCGGTCAGCAACTGGGGTTTGATCGGGACGGCAAGGGCGAGCTGTTAGCCAATGCGTTCCCTGACGCCGATTGGGCGCAAGGCATATTGCAAGCGAATAACGTTCCGCTGGGCGAGATCATCAGGCGTCTGGCGCGCTACCGCCGCGGCTATCTGGCCTGCGATCTGGATGTTGCCGATCTGCGGGTGATGGGCGCTTTCCCGTTGACCGATACCGACAAGTCGCTGGCGATGCTGGCGCGCGTTTTTCCTGTCCGTATCCATCGGCGTTTCTCCTGGTGGGTGACGGTGGAAAAGCGCTGA
- a CDS encoding sigma-70 family RNA polymerase sigma factor, with translation MSAIDASFSSEIDQLYLHHHSWLRGILRKRLGNFSDAADLAHDVFIQLLLKPRSFDSNEGARAYLSVMAHGMCVDLWRRKELEKAWLNTLQLHAGTIVISTEHKVLILETLYQIDAMLRSLSEKVRAAFIMSQLQGMTYAQIALALQVSERMVKKYMAQAMLHCVLLEAELSDATAYDPSAAPR, from the coding sequence ATGTCCGCCATCGATGCCTCATTTTCATCGGAAATCGATCAATTATACCTGCATCATCACAGCTGGTTGCGAGGGATTCTGCGTAAACGGTTAGGCAACTTTAGCGATGCCGCCGATCTGGCCCACGATGTCTTTATCCAGCTGCTACTGAAACCCCGAAGTTTTGACAGCAACGAAGGCGCGAGGGCCTATTTGAGCGTGATGGCGCACGGTATGTGCGTCGATCTGTGGCGGCGAAAAGAATTAGAAAAAGCGTGGCTTAACACATTGCAGCTCCATGCGGGCACCATCGTGATTTCCACCGAACATAAAGTGTTGATCCTCGAAACGTTGTATCAGATTGACGCCATGCTGCGCAGCCTGTCGGAAAAAGTGCGCGCCGCTTTTATTATGTCGCAGCTCCAGGGGATGACTTACGCACAAATCGCGTTGGCCTTACAGGTTTCCGAACGAATGGTGAAGAAGTATATGGCGCAAGCGATGCTCCACTGCGTGTTACTGGAAGCGGAACTGAGCGATGCCACGGCATATGATCCCTCTGCGGCTCCCCGTTAA